From a region of the Nitrospira sp. genome:
- a CDS encoding peptidylprolyl isomerase, whose protein sequence is MLKQFEWRMLMGAVLAVGLSVSGNAAVVAADNTPASKTETPKGSRAIIKTKFGDIEIKFYPDVAPKHVENFVKLAKSGFYNGTIFHRVIPGFMIQGGDPNTKDTLKKDTYGQGGPGHTIKAEFSDIPHKRGIVSMARAADPDTAGSQFFIVVEDSRFLDRKYTVFGEVTKGIGVADKIVNLPRDERDNPRERVEMTVTIVE, encoded by the coding sequence ATGCTGAAGCAATTCGAGTGGCGAATGCTGATGGGAGCGGTATTAGCGGTCGGTCTATCAGTCTCAGGTAACGCGGCGGTTGTCGCGGCTGATAACACCCCCGCGTCCAAGACTGAAACACCAAAAGGGTCGAGGGCGATCATCAAAACGAAATTCGGCGATATCGAAATCAAGTTCTATCCGGATGTCGCGCCAAAACATGTGGAGAATTTTGTCAAGCTAGCAAAGTCTGGATTCTACAACGGGACGATTTTTCACCGTGTCATCCCCGGTTTCATGATTCAAGGCGGAGATCCTAATACGAAGGACACGCTTAAAAAGGATACCTATGGGCAGGGTGGCCCCGGCCATACGATCAAGGCGGAGTTCAGCGATATCCCACACAAGCGTGGCATTGTTTCTATGGCCAGGGCAGCTGATCCGGATACGGCCGGCTCGCAATTTTTCATCGTGGTGGAGGATTCACGATTTCTGGATCGCAAGTACACCGTTTTTGGCGAAGTGACGAAGGGGATCGGAGTGGCCGACAAGATCGTCAACCTGCCGCGCGACGAGCGGGATAATCCGAGAGAGCGGGTGGAAATGACGGTCACGATCGTGGAGTAA
- a CDS encoding universal stress protein, with amino-acid sequence MSFPDSLNVPILRNIFHPSDFSPASESAFAHALRAALMAQANLTILHVSSDRYAEWMEFPGVRAALERWGLLPINSRRSDVAKLGIHVKKVQAVHPDPMESVTSYLAEHATDLIVLATDQNKPGLPWLRKSVAMPVVLASGQMTLFIPKGTAGFVSSHDGSVSLTNILIPVASKPPGQAAVQAAVRMAYRLNRPVGVFTVLHVGEEGDMPDLHYPDMPGWQWDTVIKQGDVVDVICGTAEEIKADLIVMTTEGRHGFLDALRGSHSERVIHKTPCPLLAIPAGGFIVSVLEAESESRAAS; translated from the coding sequence ATGTCTTTTCCCGACTCGCTCAACGTCCCTATTCTTCGGAACATCTTTCATCCATCCGATTTCTCCCCAGCAAGTGAATCCGCGTTCGCTCATGCCTTGAGAGCTGCCTTGATGGCTCAAGCCAACCTGACCATCCTTCATGTCTCCTCCGATCGATATGCGGAATGGATGGAGTTTCCCGGTGTACGTGCGGCGCTGGAGCGATGGGGCCTGCTGCCCATCAACAGTCGCCGATCTGACGTCGCCAAATTGGGTATCCACGTCAAGAAGGTCCAAGCAGTCCATCCGGATCCCATGGAATCAGTGACATCCTATCTAGCCGAACACGCGACGGATTTGATCGTGCTCGCGACTGATCAAAATAAACCCGGTCTTCCGTGGCTTAGAAAGTCCGTGGCGATGCCGGTTGTGCTGGCGTCAGGGCAGATGACCCTCTTCATCCCGAAAGGCACGGCCGGATTCGTTTCCTCGCACGATGGTTCCGTCTCGTTGACGAATATCTTGATTCCCGTCGCCTCCAAGCCGCCTGGCCAGGCGGCAGTCCAGGCCGCCGTGCGGATGGCCTACCGGCTCAATCGCCCGGTCGGCGTCTTTACGGTGCTCCATGTCGGCGAAGAAGGGGACATGCCCGACCTCCACTACCCCGATATGCCCGGCTGGCAGTGGGATACCGTCATCAAACAAGGAGATGTGGTGGACGTGATCTGCGGAACCGCTGAGGAGATCAAGGCGGACCTCATCGTCATGACGACCGAAGGGCGCCATGGTTTTCTCGATGCGCTGCGGGGCAGCCATAGCGAGCGGGTGATTCACAAGACGCCCTGCCCGCTACTGGCGATTCCAGCAGGCGGATTTATCGTCTCGGTGTTGGAGGCTGAATCAGAAAGCCGAGCGGCATCTTGA
- the folD gene encoding bifunctional methylenetetrahydrofolate dehydrogenase/methenyltetrahydrofolate cyclohydrolase FolD, producing MAAQLIDGKGLAQQVRDRLAKESAELFAKKAMKPGLATILVGDDPASHVYVRNKQKACELAGIYVDDHKLPGSTTQAELLALIDKKNSDPKIHGILVQLPLPKHIDSQVILEAVSPLKDADGFHPYNFGRLVEGHPVFEACTPKGVIKMIESTGVTIEGKRTVVLGRSNIVGKPLALMLLQRNATITICHSKTRDLPAVCREAELLLVAIGKAKFVTADMVREGAVVIDVGTNKTPEGKLCGDVDFDAVSQKAGWISPVPGGVGPMTIAMLLENTVESAKRAAGML from the coding sequence GTGGCCGCACAATTGATTGATGGAAAAGGGCTCGCGCAACAGGTTCGCGATCGTCTGGCAAAAGAATCGGCGGAACTGTTCGCCAAGAAGGCGATGAAACCGGGCCTTGCGACCATTTTGGTCGGTGACGATCCCGCTTCGCATGTCTACGTTCGAAACAAGCAAAAGGCCTGCGAATTAGCGGGGATCTACGTTGACGATCACAAACTGCCTGGGAGCACGACGCAGGCTGAACTGTTGGCGTTGATCGACAAAAAGAACAGCGATCCCAAAATCCATGGAATCCTGGTTCAGCTCCCGCTGCCCAAACACATCGACAGCCAGGTGATCCTAGAAGCAGTTTCGCCACTGAAAGATGCGGATGGGTTTCATCCCTACAACTTCGGCCGACTGGTGGAGGGACACCCGGTCTTCGAAGCCTGTACCCCTAAGGGTGTCATCAAGATGATCGAATCGACCGGGGTGACAATAGAAGGCAAGCGGACAGTTGTGCTGGGACGGAGCAATATTGTCGGGAAGCCGTTGGCGCTAATGCTGCTTCAACGGAATGCGACGATCACCATCTGTCATTCAAAAACCAGAGACCTTCCCGCAGTTTGCCGTGAGGCGGAGTTGTTGCTCGTCGCAATCGGAAAGGCGAAGTTTGTGACGGCCGACATGGTGCGTGAAGGTGCGGTCGTTATTGATGTAGGGACCAACAAGACTCCCGAAGGCAAGCTGTGCGGCGACGTAGATTTTGACGCAGTCAGCCAAAAAGCCGGCTGGATCAGCCCTGTCCCCGGTGGGGTCGGCCCGATGACCATCGCGATGCTGCTGGAAAATACCGTGGAGTCGGCCAAGAGAGCTGCAGGGATGCTATGA
- a CDS encoding methylenetetrahydrofolate reductase, with protein sequence MSREPQRLIDVLNRGTFAVTVEYNPPKGTNISSVLESAKQLVGLVHGVNVTDNTAAVVRAGSLPVCRLLYELGHDPVMQLTCRDRNRIAMQSDLMGAHMLGIRNILCLTGDYPTVGDHKEAKPVYDLDSVQVMQLVQGLNNGHDMAGHKLDGSTAFTIGAAVTPEADPLGPMLAKFEVKVKAGAQFFQTQAVYHPEQFAGFMKSVQPYKVKVLAGILVLRNHKMAEFMNAHIPGISVPSEMIDELKAAGEKAEDVGVEIAVRTIQAVRPHCDGVHIMAIKATHRLAEIIAKAELN encoded by the coding sequence ATGAGTCGAGAGCCACAGCGCCTAATCGATGTCCTCAACCGAGGGACGTTTGCAGTCACGGTCGAGTATAACCCCCCCAAGGGCACCAACATCTCGTCCGTTCTTGAGAGTGCCAAACAGCTTGTCGGGCTGGTACACGGAGTGAATGTCACCGACAATACGGCCGCCGTGGTTCGGGCCGGATCACTTCCAGTCTGTCGTCTGTTGTATGAGTTGGGGCACGACCCCGTGATGCAGTTGACCTGCCGCGATCGCAATCGGATCGCCATGCAGTCGGATCTGATGGGCGCCCACATGCTGGGGATTCGAAATATTCTGTGTCTCACGGGCGATTATCCGACGGTCGGTGATCATAAGGAGGCCAAGCCGGTGTATGATCTCGATTCAGTCCAAGTCATGCAACTCGTGCAAGGATTGAACAACGGTCACGACATGGCTGGGCATAAGTTGGACGGTTCGACGGCATTTACGATCGGCGCCGCCGTCACACCGGAGGCCGACCCACTCGGGCCCATGCTGGCCAAGTTTGAAGTGAAGGTGAAGGCGGGCGCCCAATTCTTCCAAACCCAAGCGGTGTACCATCCTGAGCAGTTCGCGGGCTTCATGAAATCGGTCCAGCCCTATAAGGTCAAGGTTCTTGCCGGTATCCTTGTGCTGCGTAACCACAAGATGGCGGAATTCATGAACGCGCATATTCCGGGCATCTCGGTTCCAAGCGAGATGATCGATGAACTCAAAGCTGCCGGTGAGAAGGCAGAGGATGTCGGGGTGGAGATTGCCGTACGGACGATCCAGGCGGTCCGGCCGCATTGCGACGGCGTTCATATCATGGCGATCAAAGCCACGCATCGGTTGGCCGAGATCATCGCCAAAGCTGAATTGAACTGA
- the panB gene encoding 3-methyl-2-oxobutanoate hydroxymethyltransferase, producing MTILDFQQLKRERKKLAVVTAYDALFARIVEQAGIRVVLVGDSLGMVVQGKPNTLTVTMDDMLYHTKLVAGVVQRALVIADMPFMSYQTSTEEALRNAGRLLQAGAAAVKLEGGAVMADRIKAMTSVGIPVMGHLGMTPQSVYALGGYKVQGKADAHASRLLEDAKALEAAGAFALVLEAVPADLAKKVTQALLISTIGIGAGPYCDGQVLVLYDLLGLFDTFIPKFVKTYAHLKADTLQALTRYKEEVEQGKFPSDSESYH from the coding sequence ATGACGATCCTCGATTTCCAGCAGCTCAAACGAGAGAGGAAAAAACTCGCCGTCGTGACGGCCTACGACGCGCTGTTCGCGCGCATCGTAGAGCAAGCGGGCATACGGGTGGTTCTGGTCGGGGATTCGCTGGGTATGGTCGTGCAGGGGAAACCCAATACGCTTACGGTGACGATGGACGACATGCTCTACCACACCAAGCTGGTCGCAGGCGTGGTGCAGCGAGCGCTGGTGATTGCGGACATGCCGTTTATGTCCTATCAGACCAGCACAGAGGAGGCCCTGCGCAATGCGGGCCGATTGCTGCAAGCAGGCGCCGCTGCGGTGAAGCTGGAGGGGGGTGCTGTGATGGCAGATCGAATCAAAGCCATGACGAGCGTTGGCATTCCTGTCATGGGCCACCTGGGGATGACACCGCAATCAGTCTATGCATTGGGCGGATACAAAGTCCAAGGTAAAGCCGACGCTCACGCCTCCCGGCTTTTGGAAGATGCAAAGGCTCTTGAAGCAGCCGGCGCATTCGCGCTGGTACTGGAAGCGGTGCCTGCCGATCTAGCCAAAAAGGTTACTCAAGCCCTTTTGATCTCCACCATTGGTATTGGAGCAGGCCCTTATTGCGATGGCCAAGTGCTGGTGCTCTATGATCTCCTTGGGCTCTTCGATACTTTCATCCCGAAATTCGTCAAGACCTACGCTCATCTCAAAGCCGACACGCTCCAAGCCCTGACTCGTTATAAAGAAGAAGTGGAACAGGGGAAATTCCCTTCGGATTCTGAGAGTTACCACTAG
- a CDS encoding sterol desaturase family protein produces MDWIQWLLSRELQQFVFAHDLFIPLLFTARVIFVTALEWMTPARKVPYRSIFLMDIVGATLVGYLLLPVALVVSERIVIRPQLPEFVSALPTATAFALYYVVGDFGAYWVHRFLHLSPFWRIHKWHHSPRHMYWLAGYRASLPQQVLFNLPWMTAFSVFGHAPWWVYWVVLSSHMLLNDWMHMNVTWRSNWLEWIVVTPRYHHVHHSENLAHANVNFGVTFSVWDRLFGTYVDPEELKASITFGIGEQVPLARLVAGV; encoded by the coding sequence ATGGACTGGATTCAATGGTTGCTGAGCCGGGAGCTCCAGCAGTTTGTCTTCGCCCATGATCTCTTCATTCCTCTTTTGTTTACGGCGAGGGTGATCTTCGTCACAGCGCTGGAATGGATGACACCGGCGAGAAAGGTGCCCTATCGGTCCATCTTCCTCATGGACATCGTGGGGGCCACGCTGGTCGGGTATCTGCTGCTCCCTGTCGCCTTGGTTGTGAGCGAACGGATCGTGATTCGGCCGCAGTTGCCGGAATTTGTCTCGGCCCTTCCGACTGCGACGGCTTTTGCCCTCTACTATGTGGTTGGAGACTTTGGCGCCTACTGGGTACATCGATTTCTGCACCTGAGCCCGTTTTGGCGCATCCATAAGTGGCACCATTCTCCGAGGCACATGTACTGGCTGGCCGGGTACCGAGCCTCGCTCCCGCAACAGGTATTGTTCAACTTGCCCTGGATGACGGCATTTTCGGTTTTCGGCCATGCTCCATGGTGGGTGTATTGGGTGGTCTTGTCTTCCCACATGTTGTTGAACGATTGGATGCACATGAACGTCACCTGGCGATCGAATTGGCTAGAATGGATCGTTGTGACGCCGCGGTATCACCATGTCCATCACAGTGAGAACCTGGCACATGCCAATGTGAATTTTGGAGTGACGTTCTCGGTTTGGGACCGGCTGTTCGGAACCTATGTCGATCCGGAGGAACTCAAGGCGTCGATTACCTTCGGGATCGGTGAGCAGGTTCCCCTGGCGCGTCTGGTCGCAGGGGTCTGA
- a CDS encoding symmetrical bis(5'-nucleosyl)-tetraphosphatase, with the protein MATYAIGDVQGCHDALQRLLDLIQFDPSCDRLWFVGDLVNRGPDSLGVLRYIRSLGPSARVVLGNHDIFLLAVSEGVVALRPKDTIGDVLKADDRLDLIDWLRHQPLHHQEGSFFMIHAGLLPQWTTQDADQLAGDVETALRGEGFQSFLRSLFHEPAVTWSPNLTGVSRLVTVAHVLTRLRTCTPTGDTSNFSGPPEKAPPGYFPWFRLPARRSADTTIITGHWAALGLHLEPNLLAIDSGCVWGRQLTAVRLEDRSVFQVDGQTRR; encoded by the coding sequence ATGGCGACCTATGCGATCGGCGATGTGCAGGGATGCCATGACGCCTTGCAACGGCTTCTCGACCTTATCCAATTTGATCCGAGCTGCGACCGTCTTTGGTTCGTCGGCGATCTCGTCAATCGCGGACCCGATTCACTTGGTGTGCTTCGTTACATCCGTTCGCTCGGACCATCCGCACGTGTGGTGCTCGGCAACCACGACATCTTTCTTCTTGCAGTCTCGGAAGGGGTGGTGGCACTTCGACCCAAGGATACGATAGGCGACGTATTGAAAGCCGACGACCGGCTGGACTTGATCGACTGGCTCCGACACCAGCCCTTGCATCACCAGGAGGGGTCGTTCTTCATGATCCATGCGGGGCTACTCCCTCAATGGACAACGCAAGATGCCGATCAATTGGCCGGCGATGTCGAGACCGCCCTGCGCGGTGAGGGCTTCCAATCGTTCTTGCGATCACTCTTCCATGAGCCGGCGGTCACGTGGAGCCCCAACCTTACTGGCGTGTCACGGTTGGTCACCGTTGCCCATGTACTAACGCGACTTCGCACCTGTACACCGACCGGCGACACCTCGAACTTTTCCGGTCCGCCGGAAAAGGCACCGCCAGGCTATTTCCCTTGGTTCCGTCTCCCCGCTCGCCGCAGTGCGGATACGACCATCATTACCGGCCATTGGGCTGCACTCGGCCTACACCTGGAGCCTAATCTGCTGGCCATCGATAGCGGCTGCGTGTGGGGACGACAACTGACAGCGGTGCGATTGGAAGATCGGTCGGTGTTTCAGGTTGACGGGCAGACACGACGTTGA
- the queF gene encoding preQ(1) synthase — protein MGQRGEGEKMRGKQKTTKLGYNERHAKSGISATLPDIETFPNQYKGYEITIEIPEYTAICPKTNLPDFGTITLHYMPDKECLELKALKMYIHAYRNLGIFYENAVNKILHDIVKACHPVWAKVTGTFTARGGLSSKIEAKFP, from the coding sequence ATGGGCCAGCGTGGAGAAGGGGAGAAAATGAGGGGCAAGCAAAAGACCACGAAATTGGGTTACAACGAGCGGCATGCAAAGAGCGGAATCAGCGCCACGCTTCCTGACATCGAGACCTTCCCGAATCAATATAAGGGGTATGAAATTACGATTGAGATCCCTGAGTATACGGCGATTTGTCCTAAAACCAACTTGCCGGACTTCGGAACCATTACATTGCATTATATGCCTGATAAAGAATGTCTTGAGCTGAAAGCGCTTAAAATGTACATCCACGCCTACCGCAATCTCGGCATCTTCTATGAAAATGCCGTCAACAAAATCCTTCACGATATTGTTAAAGCCTGCCATCCCGTATGGGCAAAGGTCACCGGCACCTTCACGGCGCGCGGCGGGCTTTCCAGTAAGATCGAAGCCAAGTTTCCTTAA